One Mesorhizobium sp. L-2-11 genomic region harbors:
- the mgrA gene encoding L-glyceraldehyde 3-phosphate reductase: MPYVPAENRYENMVYNRCGRSGLKLPAISLGLWHNFGDDTPHRTKQAITRKAFDLGITHFDLANNYGPPPGSAETAFGEILRTDFSAYRDELIISTKAGYEMWAGPYGEWGGRKYVLASLDQSLKRMGLDYVDIFYSHRFDPDTPLEETMGALDHAVRSGKALYAGISSYNSQRTREAADILKQLGTPCVIHQPSYSMLNRWVEDDGLLDTLEGLGVGSIVFTPLAQGMLTDKYLGGIPDGSRASQGKSLRPAFINDKTIANIKALNAIAGRRGQTLAQMALAWVLRKGRVTSALIGASRPEQVEDCVGALKALEFSDAELAEIDTYAREADINLWAASAERNGPPRK, encoded by the coding sequence TGGTCTACAATCGCTGCGGGCGATCCGGCCTGAAATTGCCGGCGATCTCGCTCGGACTCTGGCACAATTTCGGTGACGACACGCCGCACCGGACCAAGCAGGCGATCACGCGCAAGGCGTTCGATCTCGGCATCACGCATTTCGATCTCGCCAACAATTACGGCCCGCCGCCCGGTTCGGCGGAGACGGCTTTTGGCGAGATCCTGCGGACGGATTTTTCGGCCTATCGCGACGAGCTGATCATCTCGACCAAGGCCGGCTACGAAATGTGGGCCGGGCCCTATGGCGAATGGGGCGGGCGCAAATATGTGCTGGCCAGCCTCGACCAGAGCCTGAAGCGGATGGGGCTCGATTATGTCGACATCTTCTATTCGCACCGCTTCGATCCCGATACTCCGCTGGAAGAAACGATGGGCGCGCTCGACCACGCGGTGCGCTCGGGCAAGGCGCTTTACGCCGGCATCTCCTCCTACAATTCGCAGCGCACGCGCGAGGCCGCCGACATATTGAAGCAGCTCGGCACGCCTTGCGTCATCCATCAGCCGAGCTATTCGATGCTCAACCGCTGGGTCGAGGACGATGGTCTGCTCGACACGCTGGAGGGGCTCGGCGTCGGCTCGATCGTGTTCACGCCGCTGGCGCAAGGCATGCTGACCGACAAATATCTCGGCGGCATCCCTGACGGCAGCCGCGCCAGCCAGGGCAAGTCGCTGCGGCCGGCTTTCATCAACGACAAGACCATCGCCAACATCAAGGCGCTGAACGCGATTGCCGGCCGCCGCGGCCAGACGCTGGCGCAGATGGCGCTGGCCTGGGTGCTGCGCAAGGGCAGGGTGACCTCGGCGCTGATCGGCGCCAGCCGGCCGGAACAGGTCGAGGATTGCGTCGGCGCGCTGAAGGCGCTCGAGTTCAGCGATGCCGAGCTCGCCGAAATCGACACCTACGCACGCGAGGCCGACATCAATCTGTGGGCCGCCTCCGCCGAGCGCAACGGTCCGCCCCGCAAGTGA
- a CDS encoding Fur family transcriptional regulator: protein MAARNVLTKNQLCVLEKLEAASGPLSAYTLLDQLRDRGFRAPLQVYRALDTLVKSGFVHRLESLNSFVACAEPHDHSHSMTAFAICDTCGQVTEFSDHDVGHRLDEWVRSTGFAAKKAVIEFRGTCAKCLAEAA from the coding sequence ATGGCGGCAAGGAATGTGCTGACGAAGAACCAGTTGTGCGTGCTCGAGAAACTCGAGGCCGCCAGCGGGCCGCTCAGCGCCTATACATTGCTCGACCAGCTGCGCGATCGGGGTTTTCGCGCCCCGCTGCAGGTCTATCGCGCGCTCGACACGCTGGTGAAGTCCGGCTTCGTGCACCGGCTCGAAAGCCTCAATTCCTTCGTCGCCTGCGCCGAGCCGCACGACCACAGCCATTCGATGACCGCCTTTGCCATCTGCGACACATGCGGGCAGGTGACCGAATTTTCCGACCATGATGTCGGACACCGGCTCGACGAATGGGTACGCTCGACCGGCTTCGCCGCCAAGAAGGCGGTGATCGAGTTCCGCGGCACCTGTGCGAAATGCCTGGCCGAGGCGGCTTAA
- the polA gene encoding DNA polymerase I yields MKKGDHLFLVDGSGYIFRAYHALPPLTRKSDGLPTSAVLGFCNMVWKLTQDARNTDVGIVPTHFAVIFDYSSKTFRNDLYPGYKANRSAPPEDLIPQFGLIRQATRAFNLPCIETEGYEADDLIATFCRLACEAGADTTIISSDKDLMQLVGPSVAMYDPMKDRQIGVPEVIEKWGVPPEKMIDLQALTGDSVDNVPGVPGIGPKTAAQLLEQFGDLDTLLARATEIKQDKRRESIIANADKARISRELVTLKNDVPVNGGLDDFVLHPPDGPRLIGFLKTMEFSSLTRRVAEATGTEAADVKPVPVIIERADTAHGPDMGFGVPAAAASAAGAVTDEAGEAVPATVKVEPKQGDTPSLLSALRLEDATVSKIDASAYVSIRDPEVLKAWVAEAMETGIVGFDTETSSADPMQAELIGLSIATAPGRAAYVPLAHKSGNGDLLGGGVVENQIPIREALAILKPLLEDRSVLKIVQELKYDLVVMSRHGIDIAPFDDTMLISYVLDAGTSGGHSMAALSEKWLGHSTFALKELAGSGRSFVGFDQVDIDKATAYAAEHADVALRLWRVLKPRLAAKGLVSVYERLERPLVPVLARMEQRGISVDRQILSRLSGELAQGAARLEDEIYQLVGERINIGSPKQLGDILFGRMGLPGGSKTKTGQWSTSAQLLEDLAAEGHELPRKIVDWRQLTKLKSTYTDALPGFVHPDTKRVHTSYALAATTTGRLSSSDPNLQNIPVRTVEGRKIRTAFIADKGNKLVSADYSQIELRVLAHVAEIPQLKQAFADGADIHAITASEMFNVPVEGMPAEIRRRAKAINFGIIYGISAFGLANQLSIPREEAGAYIKKYFERFPGIRDYIDATKAYAREYGYVETIFGRRIHYPEIRSSNPSVRAFNERASINARLQGTAADIIRRAMIRMDEALEKAKLSARMLLQVHDELVFETAEAEVEATIPVVRHVMENAAMPAVSMSVPLHVDARAADNWEEAH; encoded by the coding sequence ATGAAAAAAGGCGATCATCTGTTCCTTGTCGACGGCTCCGGCTACATCTTCCGTGCCTATCACGCGCTACCGCCACTGACCCGCAAATCCGATGGGCTGCCGACCAGTGCCGTCCTCGGCTTCTGCAACATGGTGTGGAAGCTGACCCAGGACGCCCGCAACACCGATGTCGGCATCGTGCCGACGCATTTCGCCGTCATCTTCGACTATTCGTCGAAAACCTTCCGCAACGACCTCTACCCCGGATACAAGGCCAACCGCTCGGCACCGCCGGAAGATCTGATCCCGCAGTTCGGCCTGATCCGCCAGGCGACCAGGGCTTTCAACCTGCCCTGCATCGAGACGGAGGGCTACGAGGCCGACGACCTGATCGCCACCTTTTGCCGGCTTGCCTGCGAAGCCGGCGCCGACACCACCATCATCTCCTCCGACAAGGATCTGATGCAGCTGGTCGGCCCTTCGGTCGCCATGTACGACCCGATGAAGGACCGCCAGATCGGCGTTCCCGAGGTGATCGAGAAATGGGGCGTGCCGCCGGAAAAAATGATCGACCTGCAGGCGCTGACCGGCGATTCGGTCGACAATGTGCCGGGCGTGCCCGGCATCGGGCCGAAGACCGCGGCGCAATTGCTGGAACAGTTCGGCGACCTCGATACGCTGCTCGCCCGTGCCACCGAGATCAAGCAGGACAAGCGCCGCGAATCGATCATCGCCAATGCCGACAAGGCGCGCATCTCGCGTGAACTGGTGACGCTGAAGAACGACGTGCCGGTGAACGGCGGGCTCGATGATTTCGTGCTGCACCCGCCAGACGGACCAAGGCTGATCGGCTTCCTCAAGACGATGGAATTCTCCTCGCTGACCCGCCGCGTGGCGGAAGCGACCGGAACAGAAGCGGCTGACGTCAAACCGGTTCCCGTCATTATCGAGCGCGCCGACACCGCGCATGGTCCCGATATGGGGTTTGGCGTGCCGGCCGCCGCCGCAAGCGCGGCAGGCGCAGTGACAGACGAAGCCGGCGAAGCGGTGCCGGCCACCGTCAAGGTGGAACCCAAGCAAGGCGACACCCCTTCGCTTCTCTCGGCGCTCCGCTTGGAGGACGCCACTGTCAGCAAGATCGACGCCAGCGCCTACGTCTCCATCCGCGACCCTGAAGTGCTGAAGGCCTGGGTGGCCGAGGCGATGGAGACCGGCATCGTCGGCTTCGACACCGAAACCAGTTCAGCCGATCCGATGCAGGCCGAGCTGATCGGCCTGTCCATAGCCACTGCGCCCGGTCGCGCCGCCTATGTGCCGCTCGCCCACAAAAGTGGCAACGGCGACCTGCTCGGCGGCGGAGTGGTCGAAAACCAGATTCCGATCCGTGAGGCGCTTGCCATCCTGAAGCCGTTGCTGGAGGACAGGTCGGTTCTCAAGATCGTTCAGGAGCTGAAATACGACCTCGTCGTGATGAGCCGCCACGGCATCGATATCGCCCCCTTCGACGACACCATGCTGATTTCCTATGTGCTCGACGCGGGCACGTCCGGCGGCCACAGCATGGCGGCTCTGTCGGAAAAGTGGCTCGGCCACTCGACTTTTGCCCTCAAGGAACTGGCCGGCTCTGGAAGGAGCTTCGTCGGCTTCGACCAGGTCGACATCGACAAGGCAACGGCCTATGCCGCGGAGCACGCCGATGTGGCGCTCAGGCTCTGGCGGGTGCTGAAGCCACGGCTTGCCGCCAAGGGCCTCGTCTCGGTCTACGAGCGGCTGGAACGGCCGCTGGTGCCGGTTCTGGCAAGGATGGAGCAGCGCGGCATCTCCGTCGACCGGCAGATCCTGTCGCGGCTCTCCGGCGAGCTGGCACAGGGCGCGGCGCGGCTGGAGGACGAAATCTACCAGCTCGTCGGCGAGCGCATCAATATCGGCTCGCCAAAGCAGCTCGGCGACATCCTGTTCGGCCGGATGGGCCTGCCCGGCGGCTCCAAGACCAAGACCGGCCAATGGTCGACCTCGGCGCAGCTCCTGGAAGACCTCGCCGCAGAAGGCCACGAGCTGCCGCGCAAGATCGTCGACTGGCGCCAGCTGACCAAATTGAAATCGACCTATACCGATGCGCTGCCCGGTTTCGTCCATCCCGATACCAAGCGCGTCCACACCTCATACGCGCTTGCCGCAACGACGACGGGCCGGCTGTCGTCCTCCGATCCCAATTTGCAGAACATTCCGGTCCGCACCGTCGAGGGGCGAAAGATCCGGACGGCCTTCATCGCCGACAAGGGCAACAAGCTGGTTTCCGCCGACTACAGCCAGATCGAGCTGCGTGTGCTCGCCCATGTCGCCGAGATCCCGCAGCTCAAGCAGGCGTTTGCCGACGGCGCCGACATCCACGCCATCACCGCCTCGGAGATGTTCAACGTGCCGGTCGAGGGCATGCCCGCGGAGATACGCCGCCGCGCCAAGGCGATCAATTTCGGCATCATCTACGGCATTTCCGCCTTTGGCCTGGCCAACCAGCTGTCGATCCCGCGCGAAGAGGCCGGCGCCTATATCAAGAAATATTTCGAACGCTTCCCCGGCATCCGCGATTATATCGACGCGACCAAGGCCTATGCCCGCGAATACGGCTATGTCGAAACCATCTTCGGCCGCCGCATCCACTATCCGGAGATACGCTCGTCAAACCCGTCGGTCCGTGCCTTCAACGAGCGCGCCTCGATCAACGCCCGGCTGCAGGGCACCGCGGCCGACATCATCCGCCGCGCCATGATCCGCATGGACGAAGCGCTGGAAAAGGCGAAGCTTTCCGCCCGCATGCTGCTGCAAGTGCATGACGAACTGGTCTTCGAGACGGCCGAAGCGGAGGTCGAGGCGACGATTCCGGTCGTGCGTCATGTCATGGAGAACGCCGCGATGCCGGCGGTGTCGATGTCGGTGCCGCTGCATGTCGACGCCCGCGCCGCCGACAATTGGGAAGAGGCGCATTAG
- a CDS encoding M20/M25/M40 family metallo-hydrolase, whose amino-acid sequence MSRISPVLDRLDKNLDESLERLFGLLRIKSISTDRSYAADCRKAAEWLVAELKLIGFDASVRDTPGHPMVVAHHDGPAGAPHVLFYGHYDVQPVDPIELWDSDPFAPSVKQIEPGRQVITGRGSADDKGQLMTFVEACRAWKQVHGGLPCRITILFEGEEESGSPSLKPFLEANAAELKADFALVCDTGMWDRDTPSICVALRGLVGEEVTVKAADRDLHSGLYGGAAANPIRILARILADIHDEDGRVTIPGFYDGVEETPSQILNSWQTLGETAETFLGPVGLSIPSGERGRSVLELTWARPTAEFNGIIGGYTGKGFKTVIAAEASAKVSFRLVHKQNPEKIRAAFQTFVRERIPADCSVDFHPHGGSPAIQLSYDSPFLAKAKDALSEEWPKPAVTTGSGGSIPVVGDFQTYLGIESLLVGFGLDDDRIHSPNEKYEMSSFHKGQRSWARILDALTR is encoded by the coding sequence ATGTCCAGAATTTCTCCCGTCCTCGACCGCCTCGACAAAAATCTCGACGAGAGCCTGGAGCGCCTGTTTGGCCTGCTCAGGATCAAGTCGATCTCCACCGATCGATCCTATGCCGCAGACTGCCGCAAGGCGGCGGAATGGCTGGTGGCCGAGCTCAAGCTGATCGGCTTCGACGCCAGCGTGCGAGACACGCCAGGCCATCCGATGGTGGTGGCGCACCATGACGGGCCGGCGGGCGCGCCGCATGTCCTGTTCTATGGCCATTACGACGTGCAGCCGGTCGACCCGATCGAGCTCTGGGACAGCGATCCGTTCGCGCCTTCGGTCAAGCAGATCGAGCCCGGCCGCCAGGTGATCACGGGACGTGGTTCGGCCGACGACAAGGGGCAGCTGATGACTTTTGTCGAGGCTTGCCGCGCCTGGAAGCAGGTGCATGGCGGGCTGCCGTGCCGCATCACAATCCTGTTCGAGGGCGAGGAGGAGTCCGGCTCGCCATCGCTGAAGCCGTTCCTCGAGGCAAATGCGGCCGAACTCAAGGCCGACTTCGCGCTTGTCTGCGACACCGGCATGTGGGACCGCGATACACCGTCCATCTGCGTCGCGCTGCGTGGGCTGGTCGGCGAGGAGGTCACGGTGAAAGCCGCCGACCGCGACCTGCATTCCGGCCTCTATGGCGGTGCTGCCGCCAATCCGATTCGCATCCTGGCCAGGATCCTGGCAGACATCCACGACGAGGACGGCCGCGTCACCATTCCCGGTTTCTATGACGGTGTCGAGGAGACGCCATCGCAGATCCTGAATTCATGGCAGACGCTCGGCGAGACCGCAGAGACATTCCTTGGGCCTGTCGGCCTGTCGATCCCTTCCGGCGAACGCGGCCGCTCGGTGCTCGAACTCACCTGGGCGCGGCCGACTGCCGAGTTCAACGGCATTATAGGTGGCTATACCGGCAAAGGGTTCAAGACGGTGATCGCGGCGGAAGCCTCGGCAAAAGTGTCTTTCCGCCTCGTCCACAAGCAGAATCCGGAAAAGATCCGCGCCGCTTTCCAGACCTTCGTCAGGGAGCGCATCCCGGCCGACTGCTCAGTCGATTTCCACCCGCATGGCGGCTCGCCGGCGATCCAGCTTTCCTACGACTCGCCATTTCTCGCCAAGGCCAAGGACGCGCTGTCCGAGGAGTGGCCGAAGCCGGCGGTGACCACGGGAAGCGGCGGCTCGATCCCGGTGGTCGGCGATTTCCAGACTTATCTCGGCATCGAATCCCTGCTGGTCGGTTTCGGGCTCGACGATGACCGCATCCATTCGCCGAACGAGAAATACGAGATGAGTTCCTTCCACAAGGGCCAGCGCTCGTGGGCGCGCATTCTCGACGCGCTGACACGCTGA
- a CDS encoding ribonuclease D codes for MSDIRFHKNDLPGLLHYDVGAVAIDTETLGLNPHRDRLCVVQISPGDGSADVIQIAPGQKKAPNLVSLLRNRSITKLFHFGRFDLAVLYHAFGVMPEPVFCTKIASRLTRTYTDRHGLKDICFELLGVSLSKAQQSSDWAAETLSPEQIEYAASDVLYLHQLRDVLTMRLARDNRTKEAEACFRFLPTRAKLDLMGWDEADIFAHS; via the coding sequence ATGAGCGATATCCGCTTCCACAAGAACGACCTGCCGGGGCTCCTGCACTACGACGTCGGGGCGGTCGCCATCGACACGGAGACGCTGGGGCTGAACCCGCATCGCGACCGGCTTTGCGTGGTGCAGATCTCGCCGGGCGACGGTTCCGCCGACGTCATCCAGATCGCGCCCGGGCAGAAGAAGGCGCCAAACCTCGTCAGCCTGCTCAGGAACCGCAGCATAACCAAGCTGTTCCATTTCGGCCGCTTCGATCTCGCAGTGCTCTACCATGCCTTCGGCGTCATGCCGGAGCCGGTGTTCTGCACCAAGATCGCCTCGCGGCTGACCCGAACCTACACCGACCGGCACGGGCTGAAGGACATCTGCTTTGAGCTTCTCGGCGTCAGCCTGTCAAAAGCGCAGCAATCGTCGGACTGGGCGGCGGAGACGCTGTCGCCCGAACAAATCGAATACGCAGCCTCCGACGTGCTCTATCTGCACCAGTTGCGCGATGTGCTGACGATGCGGCTGGCGCGCGACAACCGAACCAAGGAGGCCGAGGCCTGCTTCCGCTTCCTGCCGACGCGTGCGAAACTCGACCTGATGGGCTGGGATGAGGCAGACATCTTCGCCCACAGCTAA
- a CDS encoding GlsB/YeaQ/YmgE family stress response membrane protein: MGTESLLVFIIIGAIAGWLAGLIVKGFGLGLVGNIVVGIVGALIAGWLFPRLGFAIGGGILAAIIHATIGAVILLVLIKLVKQA; this comes from the coding sequence ATGGGGACTGAGAGCCTGCTTGTCTTCATCATCATCGGCGCCATCGCCGGCTGGCTCGCCGGCCTGATCGTCAAGGGGTTCGGCCTCGGCCTGGTCGGCAATATCGTCGTCGGCATCGTTGGCGCCTTGATCGCCGGCTGGCTCTTCCCAAGACTAGGCTTCGCCATAGGCGGTGGCATACTTGCCGCCATCATCCACGCCACGATCGGCGCGGTGATCCTGCTCGTGCTGATCAAGCTGGTGAAGCAGGCCTGA
- a CDS encoding transglycosylase domain-containing protein, which translates to MANRRDSRIEPSFEGPPRAKSSAGFSVSEEDRVVPSNRNTSAKRQSAKTKASRRGRGKSRRGLFGVLGRLAYWCFVLAIWGGIAAAGIVVYYGAKMPAATTWAIPDRAPNIRIVSVDGKLLANRGMSGGEAVGLHEMSTYIPEAVIAIEDRRFYSHLGIDPIGLSRAMVANVVGGRFSQGGSTLTQQLAKNLFLTPDRTLERKVQEVLLALWLEHKHSKDQILEMYLNRVYFGSGAYGVEAASRRYFGKSARDVTLPEAALLAGLLKAPSRLSPARDPKAAERRSQLVLAAMRDEGKISAKELTTAMSAPASRVASYWTGSENYVADAIVEELPELIGDVRGDIIVDTTVDLTLQKLAEQSIRRLIDGSGKKLNASQGVLVSIDNSGAVRAMVGGYDYSTSQFDRASEARRQPGSAFKPFVYMAALEAGRTPDSVRNDAPIKIGKWTPTNYGGKYFGKVTLATALAKSLNSVAAQLTMEVGPDAVVEAAHRMGVGSDLTANTSIALGTSEVTPLELTSAYVPFANGGYRPEVHFIRRVTTAGGKVLYDNNGGGAPRVIKPEIVGMMNSMMTGTVEIGTARKAAFAWPAAGKTGTSQNSRDAWFIGYTANLTTGVWFGNDDGGPMKKVTGGALPAQAWHEFMVAAHEGVPVRPLPGTWRSTPADTIVQDELPPNTAQPAPVPSASVGQSAPAASTRTPAPARAARPAETVDAGGFGMPGGGGNTASIRRPVPPGDVGGPVKKRQTSILDILTGG; encoded by the coding sequence ATGGCGAACCGCAGAGACAGCCGCATCGAACCGAGCTTCGAGGGACCGCCGCGGGCGAAATCCTCGGCCGGTTTTTCGGTGAGCGAGGAGGATCGCGTCGTGCCGAGCAACCGCAACACCTCTGCAAAGCGCCAATCGGCCAAGACGAAAGCGTCGCGTCGCGGGCGCGGCAAAAGCCGGCGCGGCCTGTTCGGCGTGCTCGGCCGGTTGGCCTACTGGTGCTTCGTGCTGGCCATCTGGGGCGGCATCGCCGCCGCCGGCATCGTCGTCTATTACGGCGCGAAAATGCCGGCGGCCACCACCTGGGCCATCCCCGACCGCGCGCCCAACATCAGGATCGTCTCGGTCGACGGAAAACTGCTCGCCAATCGCGGCATGAGCGGCGGCGAAGCCGTCGGCCTGCATGAAATGTCGACCTATATTCCCGAGGCCGTCATCGCCATCGAAGATCGCCGCTTCTATTCGCATTTGGGCATCGACCCGATCGGTCTGTCGAGAGCCATGGTGGCCAACGTTGTCGGCGGGCGTTTTTCGCAGGGCGGCTCGACGCTGACCCAGCAATTGGCGAAAAACCTGTTCCTGACGCCCGATCGCACGCTGGAACGCAAGGTGCAGGAAGTGCTTCTGGCGCTGTGGCTCGAGCACAAGCACAGCAAGGACCAGATCCTCGAAATGTATCTCAACCGGGTCTATTTCGGCTCCGGCGCCTATGGTGTCGAAGCGGCCTCGCGCCGCTATTTCGGCAAGAGCGCGCGCGACGTCACGCTGCCCGAAGCCGCACTCCTCGCCGGCCTGCTGAAAGCGCCGTCGCGACTGTCTCCGGCGCGTGACCCGAAGGCCGCCGAGCGGCGCTCGCAGCTCGTTCTCGCCGCCATGCGCGACGAAGGCAAGATCAGCGCCAAGGAACTGACCACGGCGATGAGCGCGCCGGCGTCGCGGGTAGCATCCTACTGGACGGGCTCGGAAAACTACGTCGCCGACGCCATCGTGGAAGAACTGCCCGAGCTGATCGGCGATGTGCGCGGCGACATCATCGTCGACACCACCGTCGACCTGACGCTGCAGAAGCTCGCCGAGCAATCGATCCGCCGGCTGATCGACGGCAGCGGCAAGAAGCTCAATGCCAGCCAGGGCGTTCTGGTGTCGATCGACAATTCCGGCGCCGTACGCGCCATGGTCGGCGGCTATGATTACTCGACCAGCCAGTTCGACCGCGCCTCGGAGGCGCGCCGCCAGCCTGGCTCGGCCTTCAAGCCCTTTGTTTACATGGCGGCGCTGGAAGCCGGCCGCACACCCGACAGCGTACGCAATGACGCGCCGATCAAAATAGGCAAATGGACGCCAACCAATTACGGCGGCAAGTATTTCGGCAAGGTGACGCTGGCGACGGCGCTGGCGAAGTCGCTGAACTCGGTGGCCGCCCAGCTGACCATGGAAGTCGGGCCTGACGCGGTCGTCGAGGCGGCGCATCGCATGGGTGTCGGGTCCGACCTCACGGCCAACACCTCGATCGCGCTCGGCACCTCTGAAGTGACGCCGCTGGAACTGACGTCGGCCTACGTCCCCTTCGCCAATGGCGGCTACCGGCCGGAGGTGCATTTCATCCGCCGCGTGACGACAGCCGGCGGCAAGGTGCTCTACGACAACAATGGCGGCGGCGCCCCGCGCGTCATCAAGCCCGAGATCGTCGGCATGATGAATTCGATGATGACCGGCACCGTCGAAATCGGCACTGCCAGGAAGGCGGCTTTTGCCTGGCCGGCCGCCGGCAAGACCGGCACCAGCCAGAATTCGCGCGACGCCTGGTTCATCGGCTATACCGCCAATCTCACCACCGGGGTCTGGTTCGGCAATGACGATGGCGGTCCGATGAAGAAAGTCACCGGCGGCGCGCTGCCGGCACAGGCCTGGCACGAGTTCATGGTCGCCGCGCACGAAGGCGTGCCGGTGCGGCCGCTGCCTGGAACATGGCGGTCGACGCCTGCCGATACGATCGTGCAGGACGAATTACCACCCAACACCGCGCAACCGGCGCCGGTGCCGTCCGCTTCGGTCGGCCAATCCGCGCCGGCTGCCTCCACCAGGACGCCGGCGCCGGCTCGCGCCGCGCGTCCCGCCGAAACGGTCGACGCCGGCGGCTTCGGCATGCCGGGCGGTGGCGGCAACACCGCATCGATCAGGCGTCCGGTGCCGCCTGGCGATGTCGGCGGCCCGGTCAAGAAGCGGCAGACCTCGATCCTCGACATCCTCACCGGCGGCTGA
- a CDS encoding SDR family NAD(P)-dependent oxidoreductase translates to MAETDTRKTIVLTGASRGIGHATVKRFSREGWRVITCSRQAFADDCPWPAGPEDHIKVDLADQEDVGIAISEIRHRLEAHGGQLHALVNNAGISPKLKDGNSRMNSIDTPMHVWRDVFQVNFFAPIMLARGLFRELASAKGSIVNVTSIAGTRVHPFAGTAYATSKAALGSLTREMAHDFGPHGIRVNAIAPGEIDTAILSPGTEKIVETIPLRRLGTTAEVADIIFFLCSQQASYVTGSEIHINGGQHV, encoded by the coding sequence ATGGCCGAGACCGATACCAGAAAGACCATCGTGCTGACCGGCGCCAGCCGCGGCATCGGCCACGCCACGGTCAAGCGCTTTTCGCGCGAAGGCTGGCGCGTCATCACCTGCTCGCGCCAGGCCTTTGCCGACGACTGCCCGTGGCCGGCCGGTCCGGAGGACCATATCAAGGTCGATCTCGCCGACCAGGAGGATGTCGGCATCGCGATCTCGGAGATCCGCCATCGGCTGGAGGCGCATGGCGGCCAGCTCCATGCGCTGGTCAACAATGCCGGTATCTCGCCGAAGCTCAAGGACGGTAACAGCCGCATGAATTCGATCGACACGCCGATGCATGTCTGGCGCGACGTGTTCCAGGTCAATTTCTTCGCGCCGATCATGCTGGCGCGGGGATTGTTCAGGGAATTGGCGTCGGCCAAGGGCTCGATCGTCAACGTCACCTCGATCGCCGGCACCCGCGTGCATCCCTTCGCCGGCACCGCCTATGCGACGTCGAAGGCGGCGCTCGGCTCGCTGACGCGCGAAATGGCCCATGATTTCGGCCCGCACGGCATCCGCGTCAACGCCATCGCACCCGGCGAGATCGACACGGCGATCCTGTCACCGGGCACTGAAAAGATCGTCGAGACGATTCCGCTGCGGCGGCTGGGCACCACGGCGGAAGTCGCCGACATCATTTTCTTCCTGTGCTCACAGCAGGCGTCCTATGTGACGGGTTCGGAAATCCACATCAATGGCGGCCAGCACGTGTGA
- a CDS encoding baeRF12 domain-containing protein, whose amino-acid sequence MNNLKLKRGLWVVVADGEKALFLENRGGTQYPDLQVVQEMEQENPATREQGSDRPGRYSDGPSVHRSAVEDTDWHRLGKERFADEVAERLYKLAHRGAFKEMVLIAPPQVLGDMRRKLHKEVAEKITVEIPKTLTNHTIDDIENLLERA is encoded by the coding sequence GTGAACAACCTCAAGTTGAAACGCGGACTGTGGGTCGTGGTCGCCGACGGCGAGAAGGCGCTGTTCCTCGAGAACCGCGGTGGCACCCAATATCCCGACCTTCAGGTTGTGCAGGAGATGGAACAGGAAAATCCGGCGACGCGAGAGCAAGGTTCGGACCGCCCCGGTCGCTACAGCGACGGCCCGTCCGTCCACCGCAGCGCAGTCGAGGACACTGACTGGCATCGCCTCGGCAAGGAGCGTTTCGCCGACGAAGTTGCCGAGCGTCTGTACAAGCTCGCGCATCGCGGCGCCTTCAAGGAGATGGTGCTGATCGCGCCGCCGCAGGTACTGGGTGACATGCGTCGAAAACTGCACAAGGAAGTTGCCGAGAAAATCACAGTGGAAATTCCCAAGACGCTGACCAACCACACCATCGACGACATCGAAAACCTGCTGGAGCGCGCCTGA